TTCCTGCTCAGCTACCCACCAGCCCCTTCCTGCTTTCCCCATGACCACCTTGGCTACTCAGCCCCCCAGCATCCTGCCAGGCGCCCTACCCGGCCTGAGCCCCTCTATGTTAATCTAGCGCTGGGGCCCAGGGGTCCCTCACCCGCCTCTTCcagctcttcctcccctcctgcccacccccgtAGCCGTTCAGAtcctggccccccagccccccgcctACCCCAGAAACAGCGGGCCCCCTGGGGCCCCCACACCCCTCACAGGGTGCCTGCACCCTGGGGAACTCCAGAGCCTCTCCTGCTGTACAGGGCAGCCCCACCAGCCTATGGGAGGGGGGGCGAGCACCACCGTGGGTCCTTGTACAGGAATGGGGggcaaggaagggagggggctggtcccccacccccctaccccacTCCCAGCTGGTCCCTCCACTCTGAGGGTCAGACCCGAAGCTACTGCTGAGCCACAGCAGGGAAagaccttcctcccttcccttccccctcactGATCTTGGCCCAATTCAGTcccttgttttgtattttcttgaactcctgacccttaCCCCAGGTTTCTAACTTTGTAACTTGTTTCTGATGTGGGTCCCTAACCTGTTATAGCTTCCCTACCCTGGGCCGAAGGGcacacccattccccacccaccatCCTCCCATCCTGGGGGCTCTCGCACAAATCTGAGGGCTAGGCTGACACCctgtcttccctctccctccaggagCCCCCAACTTGTCCTGACCTGTGCACAGGGGGTTGGGGAACAGCTCCTGCCCATCTCCCCCCCACACGCCCCACTAAACCATCTgacaaaattaatgaataaaaacagtGAAAACATGGCTGCTAGTGTCATGATGGGGCCAGACTCAGGGAACAAAGAGGCAGAGACAGATGGATTACTTTATCACTTCATCATTTCAGCAAGTGCTGCATGGGAAGTCACTCCTGGGAGGCTCTGAGGGGCGGTGTCTGCAGATAGGCAGTCACTGGCCCTCTAAGAATCCGTGTCAGGAGCGGGGTCGAGGCTGGGCTTGTCTCCGAGTCGGCGTCCATCTCGCAGCTCTGCTAGGATCTCCTCCAGCAGGTCCATCCTGGGGAGCAGTGGGATGGGGTGGAGCCGGGGTCACTGCGGGGACGAGGAAAGGGCCCCAGGGGTCCCCAGCAGGGCCCAGTTCTCACTTCTGCAGGCTGGAGAAGCGACCTCCTCTGATCAGCTCAGGACTGGGCTCCTGCAGGGGAAAAAGGCTGGAGCTGCCCCCCAGTAGCCACGGAGCTCAGGATGGGCCTGGGAGGGTGAAACGGGCCAGGGGACAGGCTCAGGGTCCCCTGCTTCACCCGCCCTCGTGGCCTTCCCTGCCAGCAGCCTCCAGGGTGTGGGTCAGCAGGCAGGGGGTGGGCTcacagggcgggggtgggggtccaGCAGGGCAGCCCTGTGTGTGTGCCACTGCAGCCCCTGCAGGGCTGGCATCTTGGCTGAGTTCCTCTCAAACTGCTCCACAGAACCCTGGGTCCCCAGAAGGGAGGCTGAGTCCTGAAGGCTAGAGTGCAGCACAGGGCCCTGGGGGAAGTTGGGTTGGTCAGTGGGCACAGGTCAGTGAGAGGACAGTTGGGGGGTTCCGGGGGGGGTCCCTGGTCAAAGGAGAGGCAGCCAGGGAAACGGGTTGGTGACAACTGGGGTGAGGGGTCACAGTTTAATGAATGGACAGTCGCGCAGGTCACTGGCGGGATCCATACTGTTGAGCTGGGCTCCAGGCAGCAGTGCGGGCTGATCCTGGCTGCAGGGCTAGAGCCTGGGTAGACGCTGAGGCCGGGACTCGGGCTGCTGCCGAGAGTCAAGCTGCTGCCTGAGTCCCAGGCTGTGGCCCTCTGGACTCTGCTGTGGCCTGTGACCTCTGGCGTCTTCAGGGCCTGCAGAGACAATGGCAGGAGCTGGCATGAGTGGCCCAAGTGCTCCGTAGCTCCCCTGGTCCTCCATATACCTGCTCTGGCTCCTACCTGGCATGGGGAAGGGCCTAGGGACATCAAAGGGGGCACAGGCCCGGGTGTAGTCTGGGCTCTGGGGGCCACCTCACAGTACAGTGTCTCTGGGGGGACAGACCAGCTGGTTGGAACATGGGGAGCAGAGCTGAGCTCAGCACCGGCTACCACCCCCTCCATGCCCTCTAACCTGGTAGGAAACCCTGAGACACAGGGCTTCGTGTGGTCCAGTGCCTCGGGGAACTCACCTCAGGAGCTGAGTCCTGTGGAAAGGAGGCTGCGTGTGTGACACGGGTCCTGCCTAAGGTTCCGTGGCTACCACCCACCTTGGCCAACCTGTCCCGTACCTGGGCCATGGCTTCCCGCAGCAGGTATTGAGTGTTCTGCAGGCTGCCCCAGCGGTCAGCGGGCCCTAGGCCCAGCCCAGCCTGAACCAGGGCCTGGTAGGGGGCCGGCACCAGGGGATCCAGGGTCGGGCTCTCACCTGCCTCCAATTTAGCCTTCACCTCTGGCCCCTTTCTCCCGGCCCAGGGCAGCTCTCCTGTGAGGAAGCATGATTGGGGGACCCAAACCAGAGGGCGGCCTCAGTGGGGCAGGGTGTAGGATCACTCACTGACCAGTGAACACCTCCTGGGCCAAGATGCAAAAGCTGTAGAGATCTGAGGTGGCAGCAGGCATGTCACCGCAGATGAGCTCAAGTGGCAGCCAGGGGTACAGTTCAGGAGGCGGGGgcagccctgggcctgggcctccccGGGCGTAGTCCTGCTGTGACCTGTGGAGGCCGAGGGGCCTGGTGAGCCAGGGGCCACTGGACAGGGATACAGGGGCAGAAAGGTGAGGCGGGCACTCACCTGGGCTGCAGCCAGCGCTGGTGCAGCGGGCGCCCGTGCTCCAGGCTGCCCACTTTGGCCAGGCCTGGCCGTACCAGCTGCACGGCGTGAGAGCTGAGGCCGCCATGAGCGCGCCAGCGGGCCTGCAGGAACAGCAGGGCCTCCAGCACCTGCAGCAGCAGGTGGCCAGGCAGCAGGCCCGGCACAGTGCAGGGCCCTCCCGGACTCGGCCCGCGTGGGTGAAGCACCACATGCAGGGAGCCCAGCCACACGGGTTCGAAGAGAAGGCACAGCCCTGACAGGTCCGCTGATGGGCTCAGTGCCATCAGCAGCAGCAGGTTGGGGTGGTGCAGGGTGCTGGGCGGGAGGAGAGCAGGCCACTCACCAGGAGGCCCCGACCTGCATGGCGGGGGCTGCTCCTGGGCACAGATCAGCATGGGCCAGGGGTTGACGATCTGCACCAGCCGCCAGACAGAGGAGAAACTGAGACCTGGCTCGCAGGGCCAACACCCAGTTCATACCCCATCTGGGGTACCCCTCCCCATGCCCAGCCACCCCTCTGTGGCCTGTAATACACCGCACACAGCCCTGGGACCCACTTTACAGTGTGGGGGAAGGGTGGCTGCTCCAGCAGGAGGGCTCCTTGCCAGGTCCTGGCCCAGAGGTGAAGACTGTAACTGTGGCCACTGCCACACTCCCTGGCCTCCTGTTTGTGAGACACTTGAGTCCGGAGGGCAGGCCGGAGACTGGTCTGTGGGGCTGGGCCAGCCTGGGGCAAGGCCGGGGGTGGTGTACCTGCAGTGCTGAAGGTCAGCCAACAGCACATCTGGCTGAGTTCCAGGTGCCTTCAGCTGCCGAGCTGTCACAGGGTGGCCCCTCCACAGGAGGCtagagaatggggagggggaaagagccACAGGTCTGAAATGGGGGGTCTTCCTACgagggaaggaggagagctgGACACCTCCCAGAACTCTGCTGGACAGCtaggcagggggtgtgggaggggctCTCTCTCACTTGGCCATGAGGGTGTGGGAGCTGCTCTCGTAGGTGCGGTCGGGCTCGCCCTGGGCTGGCAGCATCTCCTTGGGGTCCGCGAGGGGTATGCCTGTTACCAGCCCCAGTGGCCACAGGCTGCTCAGCTGGGGATGGGGAGCGGGACTATGAGGCACAAAGCGGACAGGGGTGTTCCCTGCTCCCCCAACCTCTACCACTTACCTGACCAAACCCCAAGGCTGGAATTTGGGGGGGTCTTCTGATGTGCTCCGGCCTCGGCgccctggggcaaagggaagtcCAGGGGTGAGTCTAGGGCAGCTGGAGGTGGTGGGTGAGGGGGCTTCAGGATGTGGATAGTTACCTGTCCACACGCACCAGCCGCAGCAAGGACAGGGAGCCACACAGGCTGTGTCTAGAGCCGGCCTGCAACTGGCCCAGTGATGCACTGGCTGCCAACTCACCGTCATGCACTAGCGCTGATATGTGGGCTCGGCACAGCTCTAACAGCTCCAGCACCTGGATGGGGGACGTGTGCAGTGAAGCAGACGGGGGTGCCGGCTCTatatgcccccaccccacctgggcCACTGCTCACCTCCCAGCTCTGCTTAGCACCACCCTGCTCTGCCCAGTCCCGAGGCGTGCGACCCTGCTGGTCATGCAGACGCAGGTCACCCCCCGCCTGTAGCAGGTGCAGCATCACCAGGCTGCGGCCCGAGAAGGCGCCTGCGTGCACAGGTGTGCTGCCATCAAGGCAGCGGCTGCAGCGGAACAATGAGGACAGAAATGGATTaggaaaggggcagaaaaggGACAAGTGGTGGCAGGATGGAAGCACTGAGGGATGAGGGGAGTCACAGTGAACATGGGAGGTGGATACCGGGACAGGAGGGGTCACCTGGGGACACagtggggcctttgagaggtgagAGTCTCACTGTGAGCATGGGAGGTAGTGGCAGAATGGGAATAGTCCCTGGAGAACAAGGGGTTAGTCCAGAGAACAAGCGAGAGATCAGTGGGGATGGAAGGATCATCAGGATGGAAAGGTGTCATGAGGGAGTGGTCTCTGGGGAGGAAAGCCCTGACTCTCAGGCTCTCTGGGGCTCAGACCCAGACCCCTGGGAGTGTGGGGGCATGGTCATCGGTCCACTCACTGGTTGGGGTTGGCGCCAAAGGTCAGCAAGAGCTGCACGGCACAGCTGTGGCCCAGCAGCGCTGAGAGGAAGAGCCCCGTCTGCCCAGCAGAGTTCTCGCCATCCACCTGGACAACTATGGGGCAGCAACACTTAGGACTGTCCCTGCCCTTTACTCCAGAGGCAGAGGTCCTGGGGGCTGCTATGCAACAATACTTCTGCCAATTCCCAGTCCCCGCAGTCCCTCCTTGCCTGGGTCACCCTCAACTCCAGGTTCTATCTGTATGTTCTGGAACCCCCATCCTCCAACCATTGGGAACTCTGCTCAGAATCTGTCTCAACACAGCGCTCACCATTAGTAAGTCCCCAGAGTTGCAACAAGGGGTGATATCTACCTGCTATGCTGACACCCATCTGCCATCCCAGAAGTGTCAAAATCACACATAGGTGCCCGGGGGGCCAGGTGGAAGTGTATGTCTCAGGGACCTCGGCTGACAGGAGCCTCGTGCACTGTCCAGGGCAGGCAGCCTCCACCCAGCTCTAATTCAGTGTATATATACAGGTCCCATGTGGCCAGCAGCCAATTCTTCAAGAAAAGCAAACTCTTTGGATTTTATCAGGCAAAATCTCAAGTTTATTTTTGAATACTGCTTCTAAGAGCCGAATCCAAGTAGCAACCTCCTCTGCACTCCACTTATGCcaatcccttccccccaccatccTGACCAGATTCTCTTCCAACCCCTCCTCTCCATACCCATTATCCCGAATTCTTCCCCTAGGCCCTCGCCTATCTCCCTACTGAGGGCAAATGCATGCTGTCTTTGTCCTTGCAGTCCTATGTCCTAGGCAGATACGGCTAAAATCAATCACGCACTTGGCCCAACCCAGCTTGGTCTCTGTTACAAAATCCCTCCAAACATGGTCCTTTAGGAATATCTGAATATCACATTTACTGCATTCTATTTTACCCAGTAGCCCACTGTCTTTTGCAATGGCATCCTCACTGGTTTTCTGCATTTGTCTTGCCCTGCAGAAGGATGTTCTTAAAACACAAATCACTGCACGATATAGATAATCATTACAatggtaatcatttcatttcatgtatAGACAATCTTGTACAAGTTGttccaaaaccaaccaaccaaacaaacaaaaagacagaaaaagagggcAAGACTCCTTTTATGAAGATAGAATGACCTTAATTTCAAAGCCAGGTAAGTTTCCAGaaccaaaaatgaaatcatatttcaATTCCATTTATGGAATGCTAACCCCCTCAACAGACTAAAAGGGATTATCCAATTGATTTATTCCCAGAAATCAGGGACGATAcaacat
This genomic window from Ursus arctos isolate Adak ecotype North America unplaced genomic scaffold, UrsArc2.0 scaffold_19, whole genome shotgun sequence contains:
- the PRODH2 gene encoding hydroxyproline dehydrogenase isoform X9; protein product: MMLRTCHVLCSQAGPSAGGWQPLSFDGGAFHLKGTGELTRALLVLRLCAWPPLVTHGLALQAWSRRLLGSRLSGALLRASIYGQFVAGETAEEVKGCVQQLQTLGLRPLLAVPTEEEPDSAVKTGEAWYEGNFSAMLRCVDLSRGILETPGPTGNILMQLKVTALTSTRLCKDLTSWIRKPGASLELSPERLAEAMDSGRDLQVSCLNTQQNQHLQASLSRLHRVAQHARAQHVRLLVDAEYTFLNPALSLLVDALAMRWNGPGEGGPWVWNTYQAYLKDTHERLRRAAEAADRAGLAFGVKLVRGAYLDKEREVARHHGTEDPTQLDYEATSRSYSHCLELMLTHVSHRGPMCHLMVASHNEESVRQATKRMWELGIPLDGPVCFGQLLGMCDHVSLALDPLGDPCPGAERGRSPQMPSLRSRFPVELGSVRDPEGQVGRLHRLAVAGGPGWGLTRLLRRVVQVDGENSAGQTGLFLSALLGHSCAVQLLLTFGANPNHRCLDGSTPVHAGAFSGRSLVMLHLLQAGGDLRLHDQQGRTPRDWAEQGGAKQSWEVLELLELCRAHISALVHDGELAASASLGQLQAGSRHSLCGSLSLLRLVRVDRAPRPEHIRRPPQIPALGFGQLSSLWPLGLVTGIPLADPKEMLPAQGEPDRTYESSSHTLMANLLWRGHPVTARQLKAPGTQPDVLLADLQHCRYTTPGLAPGWPSPTDQSPACPPDSSVSQTGGQGVWQWPQLQSSPLGQDLARSPPAGAATLPPHCKIVNPWPMLICAQEQPPPCRSGPPGEWPALLPPSTLHHPNLLLLMALSPSADLSGLCLLFEPVWLGSLHVVLHPRGPSPGGPCTVPGLLPGHLLLQVLEALLFLQARWRAHGGLSSHAVQLVRPGLAKVGSLEHGRPLHQRWLQPRSQQDYARGGPGPGLPPPPELYPWLPLELICGDMPAATSDLYSFCILAQEVFTGPEDARGHRPQQSPEGHSLGLRQQLDSRQQPESRPQRLPRL
- the PRODH2 gene encoding hydroxyproline dehydrogenase isoform X5, with the translated sequence MMLRTCHVLCSQAGPSAGGWQPLSFDGGAFHLKGTGELTRALLVLRLCAWPPLVTHGLALQAWSRRLLGSRLSGALLRASIYGQFVAGETAEEVKGCVQQLQTLGLRPLLAVPTEEEPDSAVKTGEAWYEGNFSAMLRCVDLSRGILETPGPTGNILMQLKVTALTSTRLCKDLTSWIRKPGASLELSPERLAEAMDSGRDLQVSCLNTQQNQHLQASLSRLHRVAQHARAQHVRLLVDAEYTFLNPALSLLVDALAMRWNGPGEGGPWVWNTYQAYLKDTHERLRRAAEAADRAGLAFGVKLVRGAYLDKEREVARHHGTEDPTQLDYEATSRSYSHCLELMLTHVSHRGPMCHLMVASHNEESVRQATKRMWELGIPLDGPVCFGQLLGMCDHVSLALDPLGDPCPGAERGRSPQMPSLRSRFPVELGSVRDPEGQVGRLHRLAVAGGPGWGLTRLLRRVVQVDGENSAGQTGLFLSALLGHSCAVQLLLTFGANPNHRCLDGSTPVHAGAFSGRSLVMLHLLQAGGDLRLHDQQGRTPRDWAEQGGAKQSWEVLELLELCRAHISALVHDGELAASASLGQLQAGSRHSLCGSLSLLRLVRVDRAPRPEHIRRPPQIPALGFGQLSSLWPLGLVTGIPLADPKEMLPAQGEPDRTYESSSHTLMANLLWRGHPVTARQLKAPGTQPDVLLADLQHCRYTTPGLAPGWPSPTDQSPACPPDSSVSQTGGQGVWQWPQLQSSPLGQDLARSPPAGAATLPPHCKIVNPWPMLICAQEQPPPCRSGPPGEWPALLPPSTLHHPNLLLLMALSPSADLSGLCLLFEPVWLGSLHVVLHPRGPSPGGPCTVPGLLPGHLLLQVLEALLFLQARWRAHGGLSSHAVQLVRPGLAKVGSLEHGRPLHQRWLQPRSQQDYARGGPGPGLPPPPELYPWLPLELICGDMPAATSDLYSFCILAQEVFTGELPWAGRKGPEVKAKLEAGESPTLDPLVPAPYQALVQAGLGLGPADRWGSLQNTQYLLREAMAQDSAPEVSSPRHWTTRSPVSQGFLPGPEDARGHRPQQSPEGHSLGLRQQLDSRQQPESRPQRLPRL
- the PRODH2 gene encoding hydroxyproline dehydrogenase isoform X7; amino-acid sequence: MMLRTCHVLCSQAGPSAGGWQPLSFDGGAFHLKGTGELTRALLVLRLCAWPPLVTHGLALQAWSRRLLGSRLSGALLRASIYGQFVAGETAEEVKGCVQQLQTLGLRPLLAVPTEEEPDSAVKTGEAWYEGNFSAMLRCVDLSRGILETPGPTGNILMQLKVTALTSTRLCKDLTSWIRKPGASLELSPERLAEAMDSGRDLQVSCLNTQQNQHLQASLSRLHRVAQHARAQHVRLLVDAEYTFLNPALSLLVDALAMRWNGPGEGGPWVWNTYQAYLKDTHERLRRAAEAADRAGLAFGVKLVRGAYLDKEREVARHHGTEDPTQLDYEATSRSYSHCLELMLTHVSHRGPMCHLMVASHNEESVRQATKRMWELGIPLDGPVCFGQLLGMCDHVSLALDPLGDPCPGAERGRSPQMPSLRSRFPVELGSVRDPEGQVGRLHRLAVAGGPGWGLTRLLRRVVQVDGENSAGQTGLFLSALLGHSCAVQLLLTFGANPNHRCLDGSTPVHAGAFSGRSLVMLHLLQAGGDLRLHDQQGRTPRDWAEQGGAKQSWEVLELLELCRAHISALVHDGELAASASLGQLQAGSRHSLCGSLSLLRLVRVDRAPRPEHIRRPPQIPALGFGQLSSLWPLGLVTGIPLADPKEMLPAQGEPDRTYESSSHTLMANLLWRGHPVTARQLKAPGTQPDVLLADLQHCRYTTPGLAPGWPSPTDQSPACPPDSSVSQTGGQGVWQWPQLQSSPLGQDLARSPPAGAATLPPHCKIVNPWPMLICAQEQPPPCRSGPPGEWPALLPPSTLHHPNLLLLMALSPSADLSGLCLLFEPVWLGSLHVVLHPRGPSPGGPCTVPGLLPGHLLLQVLEALLFLQARWRAHGGLSSHAVQLVRPGLAKVGSLEHGRPLHQRWLQPRSQQDYARGGPGPGLPPPPELYPWLPLELICGDMPAATSDLYSFCILAQEVFTGELPWAGRKGPEVKAKLEAGESPTLDPLVPAPYQALVQAGLGLGPADRWGSLQNTQYLLREAMAQDSAPERHCTVRWPPEPRLHPGLCPL